Within the Scytonema millei VB511283 genome, the region AAGCTTGATTGATGACTTGCTCATTTTTGCGCGAATTGCCACCAGAGCGCAGCCATTCGTAGCGACGAATCTAGAACAAGTGGTGCAAGAGGTACTGTCTGACTTGGAAGTGCGGTTGCAGCAGACAGGAGGAAAAGTAGAAGTAGACAAGCTACCCACCATTGATGCTGACCCAGTACAGATGCGACAACTGTTTCAGAATCTGATCGGAAATGCGCTGAAATTTCATCGTCCTCAAACACCACCAGTAGTCAAGATTTATAGCCAACTGGTCGCTCCACTCCAAAGCGAAGCAGAGGGCTCAGAAGATGTCGCCGCGTGTCAAGTGATAGTGGCAGACAATGGAATTGGGTTTGAACCAAAGTATCAGGAGCGAATTTTTCAGACATTTCAACGCTTACACGGTCGCAGTCAATATGAAGGAACAGGCATGGGATTAGCAATTTGCCGCAAGATTACCGAACGGCATGGAGGTAGTATTACAGCTACAAGTACGCCGGGACAAGGAGCAACATTTATCATCACATTGCCAATGCAGCATCAACAGGTGTTACCAGATGAAGAGTTGCTGTAACAGCCTCGATCGTTTTGTTTTGAGTTTCAGTCAGCGATCGCGATTTTGAGAAATTGTCACTTAGCTAAATTTAAATTTTGCAACTTTTCCATCAATGAGTTGTAAAAATTGTTGCACGATCGCAGCAATTTTTGAGCGCGAGCGTATCGTTAATCGAACGTCGATCGCTATCTCAGCAAAGTGTAAAGAAGAGAAAAATTTTTGAAATTTGCGATTGCGATCGCGAAAATTCCGATAACATGTGTAGCAAACATGTAGTCCGCTCGATTGACTCTCAAAGCTTCGATTGCTTATCTGTTGTCTTAGTACATAAAGAGGTACTGTAGACTGGGTGAAATTAGCCTAATAATGTAGTTGCGTCTATAGGAAATGCTCGAAAATGAGAGACATCAAAATAGACTTCTTAAGGTTTTTAGGTTTATCTCTGATTATTCTCGCTCACGTCGAGCCACCAACTTGGCTGGCTCAACTCAGAAACTTTGATGTAGTTTTAATGGTCGTAGTTTCTGGATTAGCATTTACACAATCCCGAAGAGTAGAATCTTATCAAAGTTATCTCTGGAAAAGAATCAAACGGTTACTCTTTCCCGTTTGGCTTTTCTTATCTTTCTACTTTTTAGCGAATACTGGATTGTCACTCTTAGGAAAGACCGCGTTAATTCCTCCAGAAGTTATATTAGATAGCTACACCCTAACCGAGGGAATTGGCTATGTTTGGATAATTCGAGTATTTCTGCTAGTCGCCCTCACAGCTCCTTTTATTGCAAGAGCAAATCAAAGAATCAAAGACCATAAAGTTTATTTCTCCATCTTAATCTTTTCATATTTAATATACGAATTGCTATTAGCTCTAACTTCGCAATACACAACCACCTCTTTAGGAGAAAATGTGTCATTGTTTGTCTATTATGGGATAGCATTTTCGTTGGTGTTTGCTGTTGGCATTCGGCTCCCGCAATTAAGAAAAGCTGAATGTTCGGTTTTAGCAGGATTTTTTCTATTAACATTTGCTATTTTAGGAATAACTTACTTTACTCAACAGGGCGACTTAGTCACTACGCAAACCCATAAGTATCCACCTTCTGCATATTATCTTTCCTATGCTATGGGTATGACTGTTTTAGCTTACCTAGTAGGAGACAAATGTATTCCAATTATAAGGAAGTTCAAAAAATTAGAGTTTTGGATTTTATTTATTGCCCAGAACAGTATGTGGATGTATCTTTGGCATATACCAATAGTTGAGTTTTTTGAGCAGAATAGTTATTTTAACTTTCTAATTGAATATTTTGTTGCTTACTCAGGGGCAATGCTAATTACCTTCTTTCAAGTCTCTGCTGTCAAAAAGTGGCTTTTACCTACTATAAAGAAAGAATCTTTAAAAAAAGACTTAACAATTCTTTTGACGGGCTAAATAATAAATACTGTCAGCCTTGAGCGACATACAGGGGTTGTAAGGGCGCTTTCTCTGTGCGCCCCTACAGTTCGTGTATCTCATCCAATTGAAAACGGCTATGAAAAAAATTGATGAATACAGAAACGCAAACAAGTCAAACAAACTAGAACTGAAGTCATACATTGTCTTAAACGTAACTGTAGACAAGTCGTTTGTATCCTGAATAAATATAAGCCTTTTATCTGCTTGCCATGATGACAAGTATATTTGTTTCAAAGGGAGTAGGAAGTAGGTAACCCATGCGCTATAACATAAGATTAAAACAATGACTTATTGTGTTTCGTGCTACGCATCTCAACATAATTGTTTTTGATTAGTGGGCTATAAACCCATGACAAAAGTTTTTATACTGTCGCCTGCTCCCTTATCTCTGCTCTCTTTTAGTTAAACGAGGTTAAGATTATGAAATTTCAAATCGAACATAGGAGCTATTCGCTAAAATACCAGTGTTGCTATTTCTGTCAGCGAGATTTCGAGAGAAAAGAAGCAGCAATAATTTTATGTAACGAACGTGGAGAAACCTGTGGCGAAGCTTGTCCGAATTGCATTGATAAGGGATATACATGGATGCAAAATCAATGTCATACAACTAAGCTAGTTGGCAATCGATTTGCCTAAACTAGAAATAGGAGCGCTTGTTGTTGGGCTAGACTACTAGCACCTTTTGAGGCTATGCAGATCGCGACGAACAGTGGTAGAAGTGCGATCGCTATTCATATGTCGGAGTGACATGTATAGAATGATTAAGGGCTATAGCTATCTATTGGAATCATCTTGAACATTTTTGAACGCAACTGGGACAGCAATGACCAAATCTCTCAACAACTCTCCGATCTACTGGAAAAGATAAGCATTGTCACAGGCACGAAAAGCCATAGCGCCACAACTCTTGGGCATAGATTTGATGGCTGGTCTTTATCAGAGCGCAATCCTGAAGCAATTAAAGCTTGGATGCCGATCTGGAAATGGTTTTACCATAATTACTTTCGAGTGCAAACCGATGGCTGGCATCATATCCCATCGACAGGTAAGGTGTTGCTCGTTGGCTCCCATAATGGCGGCTTGGCTTCCCCAGATACATCAATGTTTCTGTATGACTGGTTTAGTCGCTTTGGTTACGACCGATTAGCCTACGCCTTAATGCATCCCTCGGCTTGGCAAACGCCGCTTTTTGCTCGACCGGGTTCGCAGGTCGGGGCAATTATAGCTCATCCAAAAATGGCTCGCGCGGCACTCTCGAAGGATGCAGCACTACTCGTCTACCCAGGCGGCGCAAAAGATTTGTTTCGTCCTTATGCAATGCGAAACCGAATTTACTTGGCAAACAATAAAGCGTTTATCAAGTTAGCTCTGATCGAATCAGCACCGATTGTACCGCTGGTTTCCCACGGCGCGCATGAAACTCTAGTTATCTTGACCGATCTTTACTCGCAGGTGAAACAGCTACAAGAGTGGGGTTTTCCCTTGGCGCTTGACGGTAATACAGGCGTGTTTCCAATTTTTCTGGGGCTACCTTGGGGTGTAGGAATTGGTCCAATTCCCAATTTCCCGTTTCCCGTGCAGATTCATACTCGCGTCTGCGCGCCAGTTGTATTCGAGCGTTACGGTCGTGCCGCCGCACGCGATCGCGACTATGTAGATGCTTGCTACGAAAGGGTTTGCAGCCACATGCAGGCGGAGCTAGACGATTTGATCGAGCAGAGTGACGGATAATTGGTAAGTGAAATTGTCTAGCCGATCAATTCGATCGCTTGGCGAATGTCTCAAACTCAATAGCGTCGTGACTGCAAAAGAGGCGCACGTCTTTGCTGCGATCGAGGGAGAGTGCGTGTAACCGTTGTTGGTTATAGATTCGGGCTTGGCGATCGACTTCCATCATCCACTGGTAGGCGCGCAGACCGGGCGTACAGCGACGCTGGGGCGAACCCATCTCATGTCGATAAAAGTAGGCATCGCCTGCATGAAGCAGCCAGCCTTGGGGGGTGTCGATCGCAATCCCAGCATGACCCCGCGTGTGACCGACAAGCGGGATCATCAGGATTTCTGGTGGTAGTCCTTCAAGGTTGCGCACTGCCTCAAAGCCGAACCAAGGTTCACCTCCAGCAGAATAATACTTCCAACTTTTGACCTCATCCCACTGCCCAGGACGATAGCGCTGGCTGGCAATGAAACCGTGCCGCGATCGCGTAGCCTCAATCTCAGCCTGCATCACATGTACGGTTGCTTCAGGGAAATCTTCTAAACCGCCAGCATGGTCAAAATCGAGATGGGTTACTACAATATGGCGCACGTCATTTGCACTAAAACCGAGTTGTTCGAGTTGGTGGAGCGCCGTATATTTGCGATCGAATTGAATCCGATTAACTTGAATGAAGAACTGGCTCAGTCGCGAGTCAGGCGCTTCAAGATCGCGCTGACCAAAGCCAGTGTCAATCAAGACAAGTCCCTGTTCTGTCTCGACTAGCAGGCAATGGCAGACGAGGCAGGCACTCAAACCCCGACTAAAGCCGTCAAATAGCGCTCCGCCCAACGGACACATACAACCGCAATTCAGATGATGAATGCGCATAAATGCTCCCTCTCAGGACTTCCAAATTGGATTCAGGACTTACGCAGTCGATCCCCCAAACCCCCTTAAAAAGGGGGCTTAAAGTCCCCCTTTTCAAGGGGGGAACCAGGGGGGATCGAGATCTCAGATTTCAAGTGCGTAACTCCTGTGGATTAACTATGGTTCAAAGGTTCAAATGCTGCCAACGTGGCAACAAATTCAGGCGTTGACTCGTAGGGCAAGACATTGCGACCGGCAATCTTGACACCTTTGCCTTGAGGCAAGCACTTGAGATAATCGGTTAATCGTCGGTCTGGTGTATCCTGCTTGCCTGCTTGACTGATACTCGATGCTCGATCGCCCACAACAACTAATGTTGGTTGAGCGATCGCGGCGATCGTATCTCGATAATTCTGTCGCCAGAAACCCGCTAAGAAGGAAAAGACTGCGTGACGGCTAGCGGGATTTGCCGCACCTTTGACCAACAGATCTAACCATTCACTATCGACGCGATCGCTACTAGCAAATAGCTGGCGCGTCGAGAAAGACCTCAAAAACTGCGGTCTGCGAGCATACAAATAAAAGGCAGTGCCAAGGGGCGAATCTAGCAAATTCCAAGTCAGTTTTTGCTGCCTCGCTCCTGTTGGTTGAGACATGAGTGCGATCGCTGGGGGACTAGCCAGTACCAATTTTTGGATGAGATTTGGTTGAGTTTGCAACCGGACTAACTCAAGCGCTACAGGTAACAGCGCCCCTTGCACGACCAGGGTGACGGGTTTTTGGACGACTGTTTGCAGAAAATGTTGCAACTGCGAAGCCCAATCAGCCGGAGTGTAGGCGATATGTGGCATTTCGCTCTCACCACAGCCAAGAAGGTCGGGATTGTAAATCGGATTATTGTGTCCGGCTCGATCCCAAGCTTGGCAGAAGCGATGCCAAAATCGACGCGATAAGCCCACACCAATCGGGTGAATGAGTAGCAAAGGAGTGCTATCTTGTGCCGAGCTGTCAGGTGTGTAGTTTTCGTAAGCGCAACGGTAGTTCTTCCAACTGTAAAACTCTGTATTTGGGATTGTAATCTGGCTCATGACTCACACCTTTGCTTGCTGTAGATGCCAGTATTTAGCTAGCCGTCCATCTTTACCATATTGAGATAACTTCACCGCATTTTGGGACAAAACTAGAGGCAGTTTTTCATTGTTCGGAAATCTACCGTCATCTGCAAACACCTGAACGAGGGGGTTTGAGCGCTGCAATACTGCATCTAGATGCGAATTGCTCGTAGTCATTGGTTGTTGCCAAAAGTACAAAGCAGTTCTACTAGTTTGCCTACAACTTTACTCCAGCTACCTCCACCAGAGGTCAGGGTTCTCTAGGACACAATTTGAGTATGTTTACTCACAAGCTACACAAAGCGATCGCGACACTATTGTATTTCTCAACTCATAGCAATTTTCGATCGCGTGCGTGACATTTGTAGGGGCGCACAGCTGTGCGCCCCTACAAATCGTGTGTTGTATCCAATTGAAAACCGCTCTCGGACTAAATTTTCTGGAATCGAGCTGGGGAGTTTTGAAGATATAAGTAACAACGGTTCAATTCTAAATTTAAATCTCTATGTTAAACCTGGGGTGCGTTTCTATAACTGCACCCCTTATTATTTGCGAATTATCGCCCCCTTTTTCAAGGGGGGTTGGGGGGATCGAGCCTTATCTAATATTGAATGCGATCGCCCTCCAGATCTTCACTACCACGCCAACTGATAAAAGTAACCCTGGAGTTAGTGGTCGTCAACCTATTGAAGAAGTTACCGTTTTTAGAGAGGCAATTTAGCTCCCCAAGCCTCGTCTAGCAAAATGAAGACACTCACAACACTTTTTAACGAAAGCCGCAGCGATCTACACTCAGAAATCGAGAGAGCGACTAGCCTAGAGCAAGTAGTTAAGGTGGTGCAGAACCGACTTGACGAACTTGAAAGAAGTTATGTTGGCGAACTCAGTGTAACTCAGGTGCGTTTGGCTTCCTTTTTTTTAGAAGTGCTGCGGCAGTCTCTAAATACTCTGACTGCGATCGATTCTACGCAAGATTTAAGTATAGAACGGGGACAAATTTTTAGTCAAACTCCTAAATTTTCGCCAAAAAGCTTAATTCTAAAACTGCTCCAAGGACTCAGTTGTATTGGAATTTTAGGAGCATTGTTCTCCTCGTATTCAAATTCTTCGCAAGTCTGGATTGCAATTTTGTTGCTCTTTCTACTTATTGGGCTAGAAGTGGTATTTCAACTCAGTGCCAGCCAAGAAAATCGCTTAGATTCTGCTGTGCTAAAAGAAATACTTCCGTCAAAATCGCAAATTGATAAAGCTACTTTTTTAAATTGTTTAAGCGATGCCCTAAATACTATCGACCTTGCCGTTGCCGCTTCAGAAACCAAGAAGACAATTGATACTAGTGGCATAGAAGAATTGCCTGAACTTTTGAATTTTCTCCAAAGACTCAGTGGCGCGTCATTTCTAGCTCAACCGCAAATGACGCTCGAACTGGTGAAACTTCTGCCGCAAATTTTAATGGAGCAGGGAATTAGAATTCAGATGTATCGACCGGATGACGAATCTAGCCGTCGCGAGTATTTTGACTTCGAGCCAAATATAGACCGCTCGGCTCAAGACTACATTACTATAACCCCTGCCTTATGGAAGGGCGATCGCCTGTTACTTCGCGGTCGAGTCATTGAGCCATCTCGTTCTAAATCTGAAAATGAAAATATTGTGTCATCGTGAGTTGGTATAGCATCACTTTTAAATTCGAGCGAGATTGAGATTAGATATTACCTATAAATAATAGTATGAACGTGAAAGTTTCCGAAATAATTGGTTTCGATTTGGGACATGGTGAAACAGCTGTGGCGAAAGCACCAGCTCAAAGTATTGAATCTCCTCAGATGCTAGAAGTAAATCATAAAAAAAACCAAATAACTGCACTTGGCTGGCATCCCGAACTAGGCTATCTTGTGGGAGAACAAGCATTGATTCAAGCTGGTGTGACTCAATTAAAAATTGCTTTTAAGCAAAAACCAGATGAAGATCTAAATTCTAGAGAGACAATGCGTCGATTTCTAGAAACTTATTATCGCCTGCTGAAAGAAAGTAAACAAATTGAAGGTGGAACGGACAGTTATTTCTATGTTGGATGTCCTTCAGGGTGGACTTTGGACGACCGAGAGAAGTATCAACATTTATTAGAGTCAACTGGCATTCCATTATTAAGTGTCGTCCCTGAATCGCGGGCTGCTTTCATGCAAGCCAAAGAAGTCGGTAAGTTTGGCTACGACCAGCTCAAGTCATCAGTGCTGATTGTCGATATTGGTTCTTCGACTACAGATTTTACTCTAGTTAAGAGCTTTCATGAAATTCCCCTAGATTTTGGTAGTAACGCTCTAGGAGCCAG harbors:
- a CDS encoding acyltransferase family protein, with amino-acid sequence MRDIKIDFLRFLGLSLIILAHVEPPTWLAQLRNFDVVLMVVVSGLAFTQSRRVESYQSYLWKRIKRLLFPVWLFLSFYFLANTGLSLLGKTALIPPEVILDSYTLTEGIGYVWIIRVFLLVALTAPFIARANQRIKDHKVYFSILIFSYLIYELLLALTSQYTTTSLGENVSLFVYYGIAFSLVFAVGIRLPQLRKAECSVLAGFFLLTFAILGITYFTQQGDLVTTQTHKYPPSAYYLSYAMGMTVLAYLVGDKCIPIIRKFKKLEFWILFIAQNSMWMYLWHIPIVEFFEQNSYFNFLIEYFVAYSGAMLITFFQVSAVKKWLLPTIKKESLKKDLTILLTG
- a CDS encoding glycerol acyltransferase, with amino-acid sequence MVTGTKSHSATTLGHRFDGWSLSERNPEAIKAWMPIWKWFYHNYFRVQTDGWHHIPSTGKVLLVGSHNGGLASPDTSMFLYDWFSRFGYDRLAYALMHPSAWQTPLFARPGSQVGAIIAHPKMARAALSKDAALLVYPGGAKDLFRPYAMRNRIYLANNKAFIKLALIESAPIVPLVSHGAHETLVILTDLYSQVKQLQEWGFPLALDGNTGVFPIFLGLPWGVGIGPIPNFPFPVQIHTRVCAPVVFERYGRAAARDRDYVDACYERVCSHMQAELDDLIEQSDG
- a CDS encoding MBL fold metallo-hydrolase encodes the protein MRIHHLNCGCMCPLGGALFDGFSRGLSACLVCHCLLVETEQGLVLIDTGFGQRDLEAPDSRLSQFFIQVNRIQFDRKYTALHQLEQLGFSANDVRHIVVTHLDFDHAGGLEDFPEATVHVMQAEIEATRSRHGFIASQRYRPGQWDEVKSWKYYSAGGEPWFGFEAVRNLEGLPPEILMIPLVGHTRGHAGIAIDTPQGWLLHAGDAYFYRHEMGSPQRRCTPGLRAYQWMMEVDRQARIYNQQRLHALSLDRSKDVRLFCSHDAIEFETFAKRSN
- a CDS encoding alpha/beta fold hydrolase — its product is MSQITIPNTEFYSWKNYRCAYENYTPDSSAQDSTPLLLIHPIGVGLSRRFWHRFCQAWDRAGHNNPIYNPDLLGCGESEMPHIAYTPADWASQLQHFLQTVVQKPVTLVVQGALLPVALELVRLQTQPNLIQKLVLASPPAIALMSQPTGARQQKLTWNLLDSPLGTAFYLYARRPQFLRSFSTRQLFASSDRVDSEWLDLLVKGAANPASRHAVFSFLAGFWRQNYRDTIAAIAQPTLVVVGDRASSISQAGKQDTPDRRLTDYLKCLPQGKGVKIAGRNVLPYESTPEFVATLAAFEPLNHS